The sequence below is a genomic window from Candidatus Parvarchaeota archaeon.
TTCTGCACTAAAAATGCCTTGACTCAAGGATTTTTTCCAAATCAAGTCGCCTAATTTGTGCAAGTCCTATCAGGTCGACAAATACCATCAAGCCGCGCGTGAGCAGGGCAAAGGCTGCTGCCTGCGGCGCGCCAACCCCGAAAAAGAACAGAACTCCTACTGCGCCGGCTTCAGACAAGCCTGCTCCGGCAAGGGTTGGGAAAGGCACGAACTGAAGAATAGTTACAAGCGGCTGCAGGCACATGTAGAAAATGAAGACAGGATAGGCAAACGCCGGCTCCATGCCGATTGCCTGGGCCAAAAACATCCACTCAAGGCCCTTCAAAACCCATGTTATTAGCATCAGGCCAAGCACAAACCCAATTTTTTCCTTCACAACCCCGGAATGCTTTTGCATTGATTCAAAAATCCCGTACACCCTTGCGCCAAAAGGCAGCCTGGCAAGAAGTTCCCTGAAATAACCCAGAAACCTGCTTGAAAAAACCAGGAGTATTGCAATGACTATCATGCCAAGCACTGCAAGAATCCCAAGAACCGTTCCTGCCAGCGCAGCG
It includes:
- a CDS encoding flippase-like domain-containing protein, which produces MKHAKELLQLALTILAIGAVAYLFDFDRIVSVLAGAKPTYILAALACYVGINLCMAYRIKILIGGMGTDIGYRQAVMSHFAGMLASDFTPARSGYFATAFALSKNGASMGQSMAAILGPQIFDFSLKVVAGSVGVAFVALAFGLEGAALAGTVLGILAVLGMIVIAILLVFSSRFLGYFRELLARLPFGARVYGIFESMQKHSGVVKEKIGFVLGLMLITWVLKGLEWMFLAQAIGMEPAFAYPVFIFYMCLQPLVTILQFVPFPTLAGAGLSEAGAVGVLFFFGVGAPQAAAFALLTRGLMVFVDLIGLAQIRRLDLEKILESRHF